A region of the Sarcophilus harrisii chromosome 3, mSarHar1.11, whole genome shotgun sequence genome:
CTAGAGTCCTCCATCCTGATCAACCTCTCCTTCTAAGCTCCTAAATTGTCCTGGACTGGGAAAACTGTCTCATGTCAACCTTTTTTAAATTATGCTACTCCTCAATTTGATTTgactcattattttaaaattatttggaggaTAATGTTGAGAAAGTTCAGCTAGCGAGTTTTATACTCTCTctcctccaccatcttggttccacctccCCACCCATCTTTTGAACTCTGTGGTATTTGAGAGCATTGCCATCCTTCTAGCTATCCAGATTTGCAAGCTCTCAGGTCATTCTCTATACTTACTCATCCTATGTACCCAATCAGTTGTCCAATCTTTCTACTTCCTACATCATCTTTTGTCTATACATAGAGGTACCATCCGAATTCGGTCTCTTATCACCTCTCCCCTGGTTTGTtgtaatagccttctaattgatcTTTCTCCCTCCAGCTCCTGTCTTCTCTAATCTTCCAcaaagctgccaaaatgattttctaaaaatgCAGGTCTATGTCAACTCTCCTCCTCAGCAAACTCCAATGGCTTTCTTTTATTACTAGAACCAagcatgatttcatttttatgtctacacttcttaaattttatttttgtgtaagtTTTATAACATAAATAACTACTAtggtcattgttattgttgttcagtaattttcaattgtgtctaactcttcctgactcttttttttggggggggggggatttcttgacaaaaatactggaatatttttctccatttccttctccagctaattttgcagatgaggaaattgaaaccttcagggttaagtgatttgcctaaggtcacaaagctagtgtctgaaaccaaatttgaaattggctcttcctgattccagacccgcGCTCcatttactgtgccatctagatatACACTAAATTTTGAGACCCCTTGTATAGAAAATTGCCAACATTATGGATGACAAAGAAAATTCTCAGAAAGTGGGGGAACCACCAGATCTGAGGCTGACCATAAGTTACCCAAACAAAAGATTTATCAGTAACTGCCTCATCTGGTATGTTTCACATAGCTGACCTTTCAAAGTGTCAGATTTTCTCAGTGACAGAGTATAGATATGTCCAAAAGGCCTTTGGAGAACATTCTAAGATTCTAAGATTAGCTACCCTTCTGTTAGGGTTAGTTTTCGAATTAGGGTTAGGGTCAAATCTTAGTCGAGGTATGACCTTATCAGGATGACCATGGCTCCCTGTGTTTGCCATATCTTTGTAGCTTTGGTGGgtgaaaaaatatctttattcaGACATCCTTTTATTGATGACTATTTCTCCTGTGGTGACTACACAGAGAACTCAAGGAGACTCATCTTGTAGCAATGACTGCTTTGGAGGAAAGGTATAAAGCAGCCCTGAAGATGGAGAAGAGCTCTGCGCAAGGAAAGCTAGGTACAGCTACAATCTGGGTcaaatgttctataagaaagctCCATGAGCATGGCAGGGAACACAGATTAACTGGAAAGCATCTGCCaagtttctcttctcttcttcataaagtttggaagagaatgactaaaaaaaaaggaaatccattTATCAACATTTATACCAAGACAGGAAATCAGAAACTCACAATTCAAATCCCAGCTGAGTGACTGTGGACATAAGACTCTCTTCCCTACATTACcctcagggttattgtgatgaggaaaaaaaaaaaaaatctatgtgtaACAGAGTactttgggaaaggaaaaggcCCCTATACCTATGTGAGGTagtattcttattattattcacCCTGCAATGGGTGAATAATAACCACTCAACAagtattgattaagcacctagtatgatCAGGAtactctgctaagtgctgggacTATAAAGAAAGCTCCCTGAGCCCTAATAAAAGTCTTTGATGGAGAGAGGACATTTACCTTTAACGTGGCATTTCAAGTTAACCTTAACTCTTCCAAGTTCTGAGAACCCAAGCCAACATTCTACAGGGAGTAGGGTAAGGCCCCTTTTGTCATATTATATTGACTCATGATAAGGACTGGGTCAAGTTTGATTAGGAGTAATACaggatgttccaaaagtcttagtgataTTTTCAGCTGTTTTTTTAAACTGTATATTGATGTGGCCTATGTCTTTTGAATGGAATAGTGatgactgttttattttttcttgtctagAGAGTATGGTGAAGGAGTATAAGTATTTGAAGAATATGTTCCGAATGTACCAGGTGAGATCTAGCTACTTTGAACCATTTTCAAGCATAAGGGAAGCTGGACCACCAATTGCAGACTTCATTTCCTGGCAGATAATCCATGGTAGAACACTCAAAATGGATTAGTAGGTGGAAAGTAACTCCTGGGGAGATAGGGCAGCAAGGAAATGGAGCAGAGGTGTCTGCTCCAGCAAAGTGGAGAGACTGGTGTAGAgcttttaattaaattgaatggaACTGTTCAGTGCTGGCTGCTCAGCTAACAGTGTTAATATTCTGGTGGGACTGCTTGTACATAACAGTGATTCTCCCAGGCTTActctttattttcagttttttggatTGTTggtgctatttatttttttaaaagatgaatgcCTAGGGAAGTCTACGTTTCCACAGACAGAAGAAGCAAGCTGAACAGATTGAAGTGTCAGTgttgattcttaaaaaaaaattaattgggtaTTTGTTTTCTAATGATTTaatctaaaaatgttttctaaagatCTAATCtgatcattcatttattcaatgccTATAAGCTCCTGGaatagggaggaaaagaaattgagctaatatatttgttatatgtgtgtatgtatgtgtttgtgtatttgtgtgtaggTGTGGATATgtataggggagagagagagacagagagacagagacagagacagagagagacagagacagagagaaagaacagagagagagagagagagagagagagagagagagagaaggagagagcaCATGTTTTTAGGAACATAGCTGACTTATCCAAGAGAATTCATGATTTGTGGGGGCTCCACAGACCCACCTTCCTTGACCCACAAAGATGTCCTTACTAGGAGGAGAAAGACTCCTGAGAGCTAAACTTATGGCAAGGGAACCAAGGGATTCAGACCAAAGCATATGAGCTGGCATCATATCTAAAATCTCCTCAGGTTCAAGGAGTAGTCATGAAGAACTGTGGGTCTTCCttgttttcaaagtacttttctcTTATCCACATTGAAAGAAGAAGTACATGTGCtatttaatattccattttatggatgaggaaactaatgttCACAAAGGTGAAGTATTTGCAATAGAGAACACTACTTGGACAGACACCTTCAACTCTGCATCTCCTTCTTCCATTTTAATACCAGCATGTGATTTCTAAATAATTGTGaaactctctctcttctgaatttgtggCCAACGAAGAACTGAAGCTTATTATTGAACACATaaatttgattatgttaaattaaaaagtatttttttaacaaataaaaccagtgcagacaagattagaagggaagcaacaaactgggaaaacatttttacattcaagggttctgataaaagcctcatttctaaaatatagaattgacaaatttataagaattcaaaccattctccagttgataaatagtcaaaggatatgaacagacaattctcagatgaagaaatggaaaccatttctagtcatatgagaaggtgttctaaatcacaattgatcagagaaatgcaaattaagacaactctgaggtaccagtatacatctcttagattggctaagatgacaggaaaacataatgatgaatgttggaggggatgtggagaaactgggacactgatacattattagtggagttgtgaactgattcaactattctgaagggcaatttggaactatggccaaagggctatcaaaatgtgcatacccttttgtcTAGCAGAGTTTGTACgagccttatatcccaaagagatcataaagaagggaaaaggacccacatgtgcaagaatgtttgtggcagccctctttgtagtggtcagaaactggaaactgagtggatgcccatcagaaggagaatggctgaataagttgttatTCATGTTatagcatattattgttctataataaaagatcaacaggatgatttcagaaaagcttggagagacttacatgatgaTGTTAATCAAAATGActtgaaccaagagaacattgtacatgacaacaaaattatattatgatcaattctgataaatgtgcctctttccaacaatgaaatgactgatgccagttccaatgattttgtgataagGAGAGCcatccagagaggactgtgggaactgagggtggatcacaacatagcattttcactctttgttgttgtttgcttgcatttttattttcttatttttttccctttctgatctgatttttcttgtgcagcaagataatcatatagatatgtatgtatatattgtatttaacatatattttaccatgtttaacatatattgggttacttgccatctaggggaagagggtggggaaaaggagaggaaatttggaacacaaggttttgcaagggtcaatgttgaaaaattatccatgcatatgttttgaaaataagctttaatttgtaaaaagtctcttctttcccttctcctggGAATTCTTGATTTGTAAGACCATGATATCCATAGATGTTATGGCCCCCTGTGTCATCCTAGGACAGTATCTCAGATGAAATGGAGGAGAAGTGGTCAAGGCGGAAGATAGAATGGGAGAAGAGTGAAAAAATGGAGCGAGAAAAAATCCTCTTACAGCAAAGTAAGTAGGGAATCTTGAAATGTTTCAGGAATGTGGATGACCTAGgtttattgaaagaaaataatactaaatGGAAAGATTGGAATGGAAGAACTATGGCCTCCTTCTAAACAGCTACTTTATACATTCATTTAATGAACTTGTCAAAGTCACAGCATGCcccattagtttccattttattttttagaacaataatataatcCAATggtttataactttatttttactatgataatatttttaacataaaaaatatttgtggatcCCCCATATCATAGTAACTTTATATAAGTATCTATATTGCAAAAATGCATGCGTGAACCTTTTGTTTAACCCAGGCTACCATTTCTTATGTTAaggagtattttgtttttttctccttgtatctTTTAATGACAGATGTACTTATAAGATTGCacctatatacacataaattttATTCTCTGATTCTCCAGAATATAGATTAACAAAGAAGTTTGAGGTGGatgtagaggaagaaaagagaaaaatagaggaacTCCATATCCAAGAATGTGAAAAGTTCAGTAAGGAAAGAGAGGTAATTCTCCACCACCCCCCAAGAGGAATGAATAATCTTAGATTTATTATAAGCTTTCAAAggcaagaaataattttatgtgCCTTGAAACGATTTGGGGATGTTATATTTAATAGCTACttgttttttggaggcaattCAAATTATTTAGATAAATCCAGGGGGGGCCAAGATACCTGGTTCACAATAATATTACCTAaaatttacataacactttacagtttgcaaagagtttcaaaagtattattttatatcatgctCCATCATTGCATTGATTATGATTTTATATGAACTATTCTACTGAATGTGCCaagtttaaattatatttaaacaaaTACTTATATTCACCAAAGGGCTCAGAATCCTCTTTCCAAAGACTATATGTGATAccttaattttttgaaaagtccatatattatataaaacaaaggGCTTTGTAACAATCAGTGACCTGATGAATTAGTTCTTTATAACTTCTACAATTTTATAATTTAGTACTTAGATGCTATTCTACtctatgttctttctttcttcctttcttcctttctcccttcctcccttcttttcttccttccttcttttcttcctttttttcctacctacatgttttcttttctttctctgtcctttttgttttctcgctccccccttccctcctacTTTCATCCCAAACCTCCCTTTCCCctcattctcccttccttctccagtcATCCctcatttcccctcccttctctcttatCTCTCATTTTCATGTTAGGTTGGGAGGGAGGATGGATTGAAGGtagttcttttggttttgttttaatttttacctttgtaAATGTAACATACTTTCCTCTCTGTTTCCCATGTTTGAGTTAGTCTTGGTGGAGCATAGGATCACAGAATTGGATGGGACCTTAGGAAACATCTTGCACGACCTCCCTCCCAtcttagagataaggaaactgagattgatgGAGCTTAAATGACACAAGTGAGATtacagagctagaatttgaatccagatcctctgatgGCAAAATTTGATGCTGCACCATGATCTTAGATCTGAAATAGAAATGACATAATATTCATCTTCAATATACACTTGCTTTCAGGCATTCATAAAACAACATGAAGTTGATGTGTTGAATTTAGAACAGCTGCAGAAATCTAAAGAGGTGAGAACTTGGggtggttttttttcctctgggattGCTGGTATACCattaagcaaaatgaaaatgtgaaCCAAAGGAGATTGATTCTATAATGCCTTTCCTCAGAGAATCTAAGCCAATGGACCATATCTGAGCTTTCTGGGGATTTTAGAATTTGGTGCCCAACAAAGCCTTTAGTGGCTTTTCAGAACTACCACTATTACATATGTTAGTTATAAGTCAACCAAATTAATATATGATGTTTAGAGAAGAGTTTGAGCTAGGGCTTGTTTCCAGTTTCACTAAGGTTCAAATAAAgtcatgcattttatttttttcaactacaggtaaaaatagttttcaacatgagtttttgtgagattttgagtGCCAGTTGACCACAACTGATGGTTCTGGGGATTTGAGAACTTGTTGCCCAACAAAGCCTTTAGTGGCTTTTCAGAACCACCACTATTATGTATGTTAGTTATAAGTCAACCTAATGTATGACTTTTAGAGGAACAGTTTGAGCTAGGGCTTGTTTGCCAATTCCATTAAAGTTCAAGTAAAGCCATGAGCTTTATGTTTTTtccacaatagtattttattttttcaactaaaggtaaaaatagttttcaacatgaattttttttgagattttgagTGACAATTGACCACAACTGAGCTTTCTGGGGATTTTAGAACTTGTTGCCCAACAAAGCTTTTATGTATGTTAGTTATAAGTTAACCTAACGTATGACTTTTAGAGAAGAGTTTGAGTAGAGCTTGTTTTCCAGTTTCACTAAGGTTCAAATAAAGCCAtgagctttatttttttccacaatagtattttattttttcaactacaggtaaaagtagttttcaacatgaGTTTTTCAAAGATTTTGAGTGCCAGTTGACCACAACTGACGGTTCTGGGGATTTTAGAACTTGGTGCCCAATAAAACCTTTAGTGGCTTTTCAGATCCACCACTATTATGTATGTTAGTTATAAGTCAACCTAATGTATGACTTTTAGAGAAACAGTTTGAGCTAGGGCTTGTTTTCCAGTTTCATTAAGGTTCAAATAAAGTcgtgtactttatttttttttccacaatagtattttattttttttcaattacatctaaaaatagttttaaaatattcatttttgtaagattttaaattccaagtttcttctcccttcatctcttagcttccctctccccaagacaacaagcaatctgatataggttatatatatatatacagtcattttcaacatgtttccatattagtcatattgcgaaagaaaaatcagaccaaaaggggaaaaccatgatcCCTGCTGAAATCCTCTTTATATTTCACAGAGCTGAAAGAGTCTCTCAGAAATCTCCTCAGAAATcttccaaacctctcatttttagataacaaaactgatagaaaacaaaacaaaatatcaagcAATTTACCCATGGTTATATTTAGACACTAGTAGCAAAactagaatttaaatccaggaaACCAATTCCAAAATCCAGCATCCTTTCTACTATACTGCTTCAGATTTTAATGCGCACTGCAAAGTATGGTTGAGGCATTAATTTCTCAAGTGTTTCTGAGGTTTCTTGAccaattgttattttaaattttgtcacCAAGAACTTGAAAATCTAgtgatgaaattttattttaatttttttaccagTGTAATTCACCATGATCATCTGTTTAtttaaggggaaagagggggagtgAGCTCTATGAAGATTAACAAAATGACACTTCCTAGAAGTATTAAAGAATTGTTCGTGATAATAAGCACATAAAATGACTTATATCCAGCAGCTCCTTCTGCTGGAAATTCATTTTGAACATAAGGTCTTTGATTGCAAGGCATTTGGACACCTGTTGAGGCATAGACCCATGGGAACATATAGTTCACTTAGAGACCTCAGGAAAACAAGAACAACAGGGCAATAAAAGGGTTAAGTTGTAGCACATGAAATTACAATAAATTTAGTCTATTACTGGACTAAAAGTTTGTTCATGAGGTCAGGAAATGTCTTCTATGTATTCATTTTCCCCAACCCCTAGCATAATGCTTTGTAAGCAGTAGGTGGTCCATAATTGCACTTGGAATTGATTTCAATCTCTTTCTCCTAATAAAGATCATAGAGGAAGAATTGCAGGCACAGTCTCTCGTTTTAGAATCACTAAATACATCACTGTACCAAAGTCAAGTGGAACTGCAGAAAGAGGTGAGTTCCAGTGAGACAAGGGAATAGCAGTGAATAAAGCATAAGAAACTGATatatggaaagaactttagaccatctagtctaacctgtCCAATCCAATGACATTTATAGTACAGTAAGCTGCCTCCATTAATATACTATGACTGTCTATTAATCTTCTTGCCTAGAGAGGGAAGGGacagtcatttttttaaatgcctttcaGAAAAACCATGCAATTAACCTGGAGCAGATCCTTCAGCAAAAGCTTGTTGAAGTTGAGGAAAAGTACAAATATATGTTACAGAACCTGACAGATGAAAATTTAGAACTGAGGTATGTAGCCATTCTTTTGAAGAATGGGAACACCGGGGTTAGGGATGGGATGGGTAGGCTTTTGGTAAGACAGTGAGGGAGTGGGGGAGATGAACAGGAGAGTTTACCTACAATTGTTCTAGAACtttgtcatttgaaaaaagagaaaattatttaagcTCCCCAAAGCACATGTCTTTCCTATTCTTGctaattctttgctttaattttgtccttaacttgccttgctattacttaacctcctacCAACCATggattcctcccttgtcttcttccctcaccctttgtaCACCTCTTTCCttaattctttatagatttttgagagtgctatacccttcatggtatatatgtagtgttgcctactTGAcctattcctgatgtgagtaggttttcagaactatgagtcctCCACCCCTTCTAATgtttgtgtctattcttcctctttacCTCATTTGCATAAcctaattactatttttaacttAACTTTGCCCAATCTTTGTATTTGAGCTATCCTATTGCTAATATCAGTCTTAAACGTGGTACATTTCACATTGTACATTTCCccaagtttaaaaacaaaaacataaacagtttgtccatattaagttctttgaaattgaaATCGATCTTTgatatttgttcttttatattaaattttctatcaagttcttttatgttaaattttctattgagtttgggtttgctttagaaagtcctgaaaatctgcaagttcactgaatgtccattttttctcatttcacattatgaataattttgctagatatgatatttttatcacagattgttggtagatatgattccatgAAGTACATTCTTTTATTGTGGATGCTGAGAAGTCCTGTGCAATTCCAATTGTAGCTtcaccatatttgaattgtttttttcttgtttttgcaaaattttctatttgatctgggggttttgaaatttggcaataatatttctgtgtTTACCACAAAAGATCCCTTTGAAGtgatgatcaatggatttttttttctatttctactttcccctcatgttctatcactccaggataattttcttagattatttcttgcattattgtatcaaggttctttaTTTGGAAcaactttcaggtaatccaattattcttatattttctctgctTGATCTGTAGTCTACATCTGCAGTTTTTCTTATAAGAAGTTTCAcattctaattctgttttttcattctttacaatcTGTTTTGTATTTCTTGGTATTTCTCACTAGCttccccttgcctaattctaattttcaaagagttatttccatgtttgagactctgtatctccttttatagttggttgatttttttcccccataatcttgtttttcttagatgatttttatttatctattttttagtttttctgtctctcacttatttttaaattcttttttgcttctaCAAATTCTCACTGGGCAGGGAATCATtgaatgttactctttggggtagaagaagctttatttttttttacttcagcatcATCCTCTGGAGATGAACTGGAGATGAACTGTAGAACTGCAGATGAACAAGTTTCTTGTAAGAGTTTCCATAGTAAGTTTCCTAtggttgaattattttttccttatcaaatcatttttagaaataagaagTATTAATTATACTAATCCTGGGGTGAGGGATGGTGCCTCAAACCTCTATTTAACTTTCCCCTCTGGCCTGGAGCCCCAAATCAAAGAGCTACCTTTTCTTTCAAGTGTATGaagccagcagtgtccctgtcCCACTGCTTCTGTGCTAGTGGTGTGATTGTTCCTTCTCACCAAGGGctgtgtctcagcagcacagcggGGCCTGATATTCCTGATCACCCCAGGCTCACTCAGTATTTCTCCTGGAGTGAGAAAGACTTGCCTCAGGGCTCCCCATTTGGTGTTTCTGTAGAACTAGCTGGAGGTGTATGCACTTCACACGGATTAATCCCCTGTCTGGGGTCTTACTTCAGGTCATCTTGGGTTGCACCAGGAGGATTTctgttctgcctcaagtcttcttGAGGCTATGTTTGTTCATGAGGTGAAGAAATGTCTTCCATATATTCTACATTTTCCCCAACCCTAAcataatgctttgtaaataatagGTGGTCCATAATTGCACTTGGAATTAATTTCAATCTTTCTCCCAATAAAGGTTATGTTTATGTTTGCTCtgaggggaaatctggagagcttgaaatttaccaacctactctatattcccagaatcctcctgaatttaaatttttaaaaatgagcatttccaaatAAGGTGGGGGgacaagaaaagagaattatatgTAAAATCACTTCCATCGATTGAGGTATTTTACTGACTGTCCCCCATATTTGGAATGGCTCTCCTTCTCTAACTTTCTTCAAATCCtagttaaaatcctactttctaggaaatctttctgattctcctAATTCTTGTGCTTTCCCACTATTGATCATCCCAATTCCCACTTATTCTATGTAttaacaaatttcttttaaatagttttttccaTGATAATCTCCCCACTGACTGTTAAGCCCATGAGaaaagggactgtcttttatctTTGTTTACCCAGCTCTTATCTTAACACATTGCCTACACattaatcaaataataaatgtttatagcctgatataaatattttcacaaagattattttattaaaaaatataaaaatttacatattactttcttattttatcaatagtatttatttttccaattacatgtgaaatgttttcaacattcatttttataagattttgagttccaaattttttttctttcctttcattccctccctccccaagtcagcaagcaatctgatatgttatacatgtacaattattttaaacatatttctcttAGTCAtattattgtgaaagaaaaatcagaacacaagggaaaaatcacaagaaagaaaaagcaaccaACCAAAAGTCacacattactttcaaaactatcctgTTTTTCTatgcttctgttctttttttgtgaattaaattttttctaatggctttattttaatttattttttgagaaacaaggcctttatcagataaaCTTGCTTCAAAAAATTTTTCACATTTACTTTTGTTAActctatttctctccatcctcttCCCACCCTCACCATTTATTCTGGTCTCTCTTCTCAAatttctctcctcaaaagtgttttgcttttggcTATTCTTCCCCCACTATGACTTCCCTTATAATATCCTCTTTTCTTATCTCCTACTTTCTTGTAGAGTAAGATAGGTTTCCACACCTGATTGAGTGTGTATggctttattgtttttaaaaaagattaactatttctcacttttttttctccctagccCATTCCCCCAATTAaaaactcagagaaaaaaaaaggtgttgtAATAAATAAGgctcattcaatgaaataaatttgcacagtgaccatgtccaaaaaaatttatttttctgcacCTTCACTCTCAAGAGGTGTGTAATATGCTTCATGCATCTTTTGGTGATATGGTTTATCATCTCATAGATGAGAGtttctaaatctttcaaaattatttttcttttttatttaatgtttttatttttccagttacatttaaaataatttttacatttgtttttaaatttttgagttccatattctcttccttccttctcactccTACCCCATGAAaacatatgtgaagttatgcaaaataattttataaaagtcatgttgtaaaagaaaacagatttccccaaaaaaaatcctcaagaaaaataaaagttaaaaaaaaaagtgtgatttAATCTATGTTCAAacacaattctttctctaggtatggatagc
Encoded here:
- the FLACC1 gene encoding flagellum-associated coiled-coil domain-containing protein 1 isoform X2 — protein: MSDSSLIYCSCWDTRNLGPKKLLRASLLSPSGRQPKKQVQSKEHASQKEKKTHEDTKKISPGFTYSRSDEEISVILGDELFERPKKPKEDRMLRLLLPRTDVILDLENQIAELTTVIEQISRDHQTSQKLLTEEMENRYNDLQKEFENSKRELKETHLVAMTALEERYKAALKMEKSSAQGKLESMVKEYKYLKNMFRMYQDSISDEMEEKWSRRKIEWEKSEKMEREKILLQQKYRLTKKFEVDVEEEKRKIEELHIQECEKFSKEREAFIKQHEVDVLNLEQLQKSKEIIEEELQAQSLVLESLNTSLYQSQVELQKEKNHAINLEQILQQKLVEVEEKYKYMLQNLTDENLELRNLLILRNEELFQERSKREIRQDSFVYQDILTDSENLDPEQES